A stretch of Imperialibacter roseus DNA encodes these proteins:
- a CDS encoding PAS domain S-box protein yields the protein MQHKPLKVLIVEDFSSDAELVKLSLTNFDFQCLFEVCASKRQYSKLIVDFKPDIVLSDFNLPGFNGLAALSQLREHDDLTPFIFVTGTLTEDNAVEAMRQGVTDFILKKDLGHLPAAVLRAMREKKHKMDKQEVLNRLEASEKRFAALVQEGSDLIGVLDIEANYLFVSKSSERVLGIKPDVFIGKSAFDFIHPDDEAWVRQKFSTLTANKRVLIGPFRFKNSKGDWRWIETIATNTLEDTAIKGIIVNSRDITDKIHREEALKLSNERYRLASLATKDIIYDWELDSNHVTRMGDGINRLFGYTQNDLQSDARFWEQHVHPDDKDLAYKKLQTALGTPSERYCEHEYRFQKADGSFAWVYDKGYIIRDKTGKAIRLVGALRDVTEQKSQLAQQELVAFLRREIGTPGPFKQAAINLLKLITDYAGVEVGELWLTAVDDTQLNLVAHFGRSKKSEALYPIAHQNHFFERGKGLPGKVWVGKKIVVWRNLDSNTDFQRRKEATEAGLSIAYGAPILYGQKVIGVFVFFDQREHHSFTDLSNVLSAIGTQLGPDIQRKKLEEELNSFFDLSTDILAIAGTDGFYKKVNPAFSRILGYSQEEILKIPYLKFIHPEDRKKTVSELTTLESGMSTHNFEIRYTTKDNKEIWLSWSSTPLPEQNLMYAVGKDITEKKKTEKALQESLGQLKTAQQIAKLGYWTHDFKTNEPKWAEEMFMIWEQNPAKWKPTFENLKKTVHGEDQKKLLGLNLTKLEGLQRNSKEYRIETPSGEIKWISEIITVYNDENGQPERMDGVAQDITERKKLELLYREIGQLAKVGAWELDLVKQNLFWSSITKEIHEVAYDFTPELDRAIDFYKAGKSRDTITRQVNMAIESGMAFDVELQIVTAKGNERWIRTTGKPEFINNKCVRLVGSFQDIHARKVAEEERKEILESITDGFFAVDKTWKVIFWNTAASQMLGVSKAEEIVGQELWAEVPILKKSKFYPQAHHALERQQPFVAVEEFKVRKRWFEISLFPKSGGLSVYFKDITKETEQQQQILEIKNNLDATINSTNDLIFSIDRNMRLISANRAFRDRLRTDLNVELKEGQPIEAPDAGGETSNKWAAHLTRALTGEQFSITEEDVLGDRTMYSLVSFNPFMEDGACVGAACFIKDITERTLQLKAIEEQNKRLSEIAWMQSHVVRAPVARIMGLIELISSAHSKEEDKAQLLEYVDLSAKQLDGIIRDITAKTAKIDPLNHSDRNRSEQS from the coding sequence ATGCAACACAAACCTTTAAAAGTACTTATTGTCGAGGATTTCAGCAGCGATGCGGAGCTAGTCAAACTGAGCCTCACGAATTTCGACTTCCAGTGCCTTTTTGAGGTCTGCGCCTCAAAAAGGCAGTATTCGAAATTGATTGTGGATTTCAAGCCAGACATAGTTTTATCCGATTTTAATCTACCCGGATTTAATGGATTGGCGGCACTTTCTCAATTACGGGAGCATGACGACCTGACTCCATTTATCTTTGTAACAGGCACCCTCACTGAAGACAACGCAGTGGAAGCCATGCGCCAGGGGGTAACTGATTTTATTCTCAAAAAAGATCTTGGCCATTTGCCCGCCGCTGTGCTTCGGGCGATGCGTGAAAAAAAACACAAGATGGACAAGCAGGAGGTGTTGAACCGCCTGGAAGCAAGTGAAAAGCGTTTTGCAGCACTTGTTCAGGAAGGATCCGACCTCATAGGTGTACTCGATATCGAAGCCAACTACCTGTTTGTCAGCAAGTCGTCCGAAAGAGTTTTGGGGATAAAACCAGATGTCTTTATTGGAAAAAGTGCATTTGATTTTATCCACCCCGACGACGAAGCCTGGGTTCGCCAAAAATTCAGCACGCTAACAGCAAATAAACGGGTGCTGATTGGGCCTTTTCGTTTCAAAAATAGCAAGGGTGATTGGCGGTGGATCGAAACTATCGCCACCAACACCTTAGAAGATACAGCAATCAAGGGCATCATCGTGAACTCCAGGGATATCACAGATAAGATTCACCGGGAAGAAGCGCTTAAGCTAAGCAATGAAAGGTACCGCCTGGCATCGCTGGCCACCAAGGACATCATTTACGATTGGGAGCTGGATAGTAACCACGTCACCAGAATGGGGGACGGCATCAACAGGTTGTTTGGCTATACACAAAACGACCTGCAATCCGACGCCAGGTTTTGGGAGCAGCACGTGCACCCCGACGATAAAGATCTAGCATATAAAAAGCTGCAAACTGCCCTTGGCACACCTTCAGAGCGCTATTGTGAACATGAATATCGCTTTCAGAAAGCCGATGGAAGCTTCGCATGGGTGTATGACAAAGGCTATATTATCAGGGATAAGACTGGCAAGGCGATCCGGCTGGTCGGCGCCCTCAGGGATGTGACGGAGCAAAAAAGCCAGTTGGCCCAACAGGAGCTTGTTGCTTTCCTACGAAGAGAAATTGGCACCCCAGGCCCGTTTAAGCAAGCGGCCATCAATCTGCTTAAGCTTATTACCGACTACGCTGGCGTAGAGGTCGGCGAATTATGGTTGACCGCAGTCGATGACACACAGCTAAATCTGGTGGCTCACTTTGGGCGATCAAAGAAATCCGAAGCGCTGTACCCAATAGCTCATCAAAATCACTTTTTTGAACGGGGAAAGGGCCTTCCCGGCAAAGTATGGGTCGGTAAAAAAATTGTAGTTTGGCGAAACCTGGACTCGAACACTGATTTTCAACGACGAAAAGAAGCAACAGAAGCCGGGCTATCTATTGCCTACGGAGCACCTATTCTTTACGGTCAAAAAGTAATTGGCGTTTTTGTATTTTTCGATCAGCGTGAGCATCATAGTTTTACAGATCTGTCCAATGTGCTATCGGCCATTGGAACACAACTGGGCCCCGATATTCAAAGAAAGAAGTTGGAAGAAGAACTCAATAGCTTTTTTGATCTGTCGACCGACATTTTGGCAATAGCAGGGACAGATGGTTTCTACAAAAAAGTAAACCCGGCATTTTCCAGAATACTTGGCTACTCTCAGGAAGAAATTTTGAAGATACCTTATCTGAAATTTATTCATCCTGAAGACAGAAAAAAAACCGTTTCTGAATTGACAACCCTTGAATCGGGCATGTCAACTCACAATTTTGAAATCAGGTATACCACTAAAGACAATAAAGAAATTTGGCTTTCGTGGTCGTCAACTCCCCTTCCTGAGCAAAATCTTATGTACGCAGTGGGCAAGGACATTACTGAAAAAAAGAAGACCGAAAAGGCCTTGCAAGAATCTCTTGGTCAACTCAAGACAGCGCAACAAATTGCTAAACTCGGCTACTGGACACATGACTTCAAAACTAATGAGCCAAAGTGGGCAGAGGAAATGTTTATGATCTGGGAGCAGAATCCTGCAAAATGGAAGCCCACATTCGAGAACCTGAAAAAGACCGTACATGGTGAGGACCAAAAGAAGCTACTTGGGCTTAATTTGACAAAACTGGAAGGTCTTCAAAGAAATAGCAAAGAGTACCGGATTGAAACCCCCTCGGGGGAAATAAAATGGATTTCCGAAATCATTACTGTTTATAACGACGAAAACGGGCAGCCGGAAAGAATGGATGGTGTGGCCCAGGATATTACCGAAAGAAAGAAATTAGAGCTTCTATATCGGGAAATTGGGCAGCTGGCAAAAGTAGGTGCCTGGGAACTTGATTTAGTGAAACAAAATCTCTTTTGGTCGTCGATCACGAAAGAAATTCATGAAGTGGCCTACGATTTTACACCCGAGCTGGATAGGGCCATCGATTTTTACAAGGCCGGAAAAAGCAGGGACACTATTACCAGACAAGTAAATATGGCCATAGAGAGCGGAATGGCTTTTGATGTTGAACTCCAGATTGTCACTGCCAAAGGCAATGAGAGGTGGATCAGAACAACAGGAAAACCCGAATTTATCAACAACAAGTGTGTGAGACTTGTAGGAAGCTTTCAGGACATCCACGCCCGAAAAGTAGCTGAAGAAGAACGTAAGGAAATATTGGAGAGTATCACGGATGGTTTTTTTGCTGTTGACAAAACATGGAAGGTTATCTTCTGGAATACGGCAGCTTCCCAAATGCTTGGTGTATCAAAGGCAGAAGAAATTGTGGGCCAGGAATTGTGGGCCGAGGTGCCCATTCTGAAGAAGTCGAAATTTTACCCACAGGCACACCATGCGCTTGAAAGACAGCAGCCTTTTGTTGCTGTAGAAGAGTTTAAGGTACGAAAACGCTGGTTCGAAATTTCACTTTTCCCCAAATCCGGCGGATTGTCAGTCTATTTCAAAGACATAACTAAAGAAACTGAACAGCAGCAGCAAATCCTTGAGATCAAGAACAATCTGGACGCCACCATCAACAGTACCAATGACCTGATCTTTTCTATAGATCGTAATATGCGCCTCATATCGGCCAACAGAGCATTTCGTGATCGCCTAAGAACAGACCTGAACGTAGAACTGAAAGAAGGGCAGCCAATTGAGGCACCAGATGCAGGAGGAGAAACGAGCAATAAGTGGGCGGCGCACCTGACCAGGGCATTGACAGGAGAGCAATTCAGCATCACTGAAGAGGATGTTTTGGGTGATAGAACCATGTATTCGCTCGTTTCTTTCAACCCCTTTATGGAGGATGGCGCATGCGTTGGAGCTGCTTGTTTCATCAAAGACATCACGGAAAGGACGCTTCAATTGAAAGCCATTGAAGAACAAAATAAAAGATTGAGCGAGATCGCCTGGATGCAGTCGCACGTTGTACGTGCACCCGTAGCACGAATCATGGGGTTGATTGAATTGATCTCATCGGCCCATTCCAAGGAGGAAGACAAAGCTCAGTTGCTCGAGTATGTAGATTTGTCGGCAAAGCAGCTCGACGGAATCATCAGAGACATCACCGCCAAAACAGCGAAAATTGATCCGTTAAACCACAGTGATCGAAATCGCTCTGAGCAAAGTTGA
- a CDS encoding MCP four helix bundle domain-containing protein produces MMRKLTHFQKIKIAAASLVVFLLVLATNIMDNNHFDIVQQSLETVLDDRLVAKDYIYKISRQIHLKNKLLYTSDHEQMAKANQKANDSIQTLVAKYAATELTPKEAQYFESLENNLDKLFQLEKQLYSNSSSDQVAAIEKAETYFTRISSNLDVLSEVQLAEGKRQIHYSNRAIENSNLIAKLEIGALIVIGLIIQIFIFFKPSE; encoded by the coding sequence ATGATGCGTAAACTGACCCATTTTCAAAAGATCAAGATTGCTGCGGCTTCGCTGGTCGTGTTTTTGCTCGTGCTGGCCACGAACATCATGGACAATAATCATTTCGACATTGTACAGCAGTCGCTGGAGACTGTTTTGGACGACCGACTTGTTGCCAAAGACTATATCTACAAAATTTCCCGTCAAATACATCTCAAGAACAAGCTGCTATACACCAGCGACCACGAGCAAATGGCCAAAGCAAATCAAAAAGCCAATGACTCCATTCAGACCCTGGTGGCGAAATATGCCGCTACAGAGCTTACTCCAAAGGAGGCACAGTATTTTGAGTCGCTTGAGAATAATCTGGACAAGCTCTTTCAGCTTGAAAAGCAATTGTACAGCAACTCTTCTTCAGATCAGGTGGCTGCCATTGAGAAAGCGGAGACCTATTTTACCAGAATCAGCAGCAACCTCGACGTTTTATCAGAGGTGCAGTTGGCAGAGGGGAAAAGGCAAATACACTACTCAAACCGGGCGATCGAAAATAGCAACCTCATAGCAAAGCTTGAAATAGGAGCGCTTATTGTGATCGGGCTCATTATCCAAATCTTCATCTTCTTTAAGCCTTCGGAGTAG
- a CDS encoding aspartate aminotransferase family protein — MFLQPDTGNPPLSFTKTEELLARRKKVVANGVSIFVPSSAMEAHGATIVDANGNELIDFAGGIGVTNAGHCPQPVVKAIQQQAEKLIHACFNISTYEPYLELSEKLASLFPHGDSTKVMLTNTGAESVENAIKIARQATKRPAVLCFSEAFHGRTMMAMTLTSKIGYKTDCGPFAPEVYRLPFPNFYHDGRGLHEDDFAEQELQKLYDSTHTLVDPESVAAIIIELVQGEGGFNIAPKAYVEGLRAFCDEYGIMLIFDEVQSGFGRTGKWGAYEHYGVTPDISTWAKSMGSGMPIGAVIGRQEVMDAAAVGTIGGTYLGNPVCCAAAIATIKYMEEINLNQKAEEVAKIVNDRFLKLKAKCPAIGDVRGLGAMQAIEFVENGDPNRPDAATAADLTKACLKRGLILLTAGTNKNVVRVLSPLVISHEQLNQGLDIIEEELLKLTN, encoded by the coding sequence ATGTTCCTACAACCAGACACCGGCAACCCCCCTCTAAGCTTTACAAAGACAGAAGAATTGCTTGCCCGTAGAAAAAAAGTGGTGGCCAACGGCGTAAGCATTTTTGTTCCTTCCTCGGCCATGGAGGCGCATGGAGCCACCATCGTTGATGCCAATGGAAACGAGTTGATCGATTTTGCCGGAGGAATTGGCGTAACCAACGCTGGCCATTGCCCACAGCCAGTGGTGAAGGCAATTCAGCAACAGGCGGAAAAGCTGATCCATGCCTGCTTTAATATTTCCACCTACGAGCCCTACCTTGAATTAAGCGAAAAACTGGCCTCGCTTTTCCCCCACGGCGACAGCACGAAAGTGATGCTGACGAACACGGGGGCCGAGTCGGTTGAAAATGCTATTAAAATTGCTCGCCAGGCAACCAAACGGCCTGCTGTGCTGTGTTTCAGCGAAGCATTTCATGGTCGCACAATGATGGCCATGACGCTCACTTCGAAAATTGGCTACAAAACTGACTGCGGCCCCTTTGCGCCCGAAGTGTACCGCCTGCCATTCCCAAATTTTTACCACGATGGGCGTGGACTCCACGAAGATGATTTTGCGGAACAGGAACTTCAAAAGCTTTATGATTCCACCCATACGCTTGTTGATCCTGAAAGTGTGGCCGCTATTATTATCGAGCTGGTACAGGGCGAAGGTGGCTTTAATATAGCCCCGAAAGCCTATGTAGAGGGCTTACGTGCATTCTGCGATGAATATGGCATCATGCTGATATTCGACGAAGTGCAGAGTGGTTTTGGGAGAACCGGAAAATGGGGCGCTTACGAGCACTACGGCGTTACGCCGGACATTTCAACGTGGGCAAAGTCAATGGGGTCAGGCATGCCCATCGGCGCTGTCATTGGCCGGCAAGAAGTGATGGATGCCGCTGCCGTTGGCACTATTGGAGGCACGTATTTGGGCAATCCGGTTTGCTGCGCCGCCGCTATTGCTACCATCAAGTACATGGAAGAAATCAATTTGAACCAGAAAGCCGAGGAAGTGGCTAAAATTGTGAATGATCGCTTTCTGAAGCTAAAAGCAAAGTGCCCGGCTATCGGAGACGTGAGAGGACTTGGTGCCATGCAGGCCATTGAATTTGTGGAAAACGGCGACCCCAATCGGCCGGATGCTGCTACCGCTGCAGACCTCACCAAGGCATGTCTGAAAAGGGGCCTCATTCTATTGACGGCTGGCACAAACAAAAATGTAGTGCGTGTACTCAGCCCGCTTGTTATTTCCCATGAGCAGCTGAATCAGGGGCTGGACATTATCGAAGAAGAACTACTAAAATTAACCAATTAA
- a CDS encoding response regulator, whose translation MTKDNIVEILLVEDNKHDAELAILALKEAKLFNNVVWLKDGKEALDFLFGDGQFKGRDINHHPKVILLDLKMPKVDGLEVLREIRAHKNTRKIPVVILTSSREDQDIVISYELGVNSFIVKPVDFDQFTRCVKEIGYYWALINQYSG comes from the coding sequence ATGACAAAGGATAATATTGTTGAAATCCTGCTCGTTGAAGACAACAAGCACGACGCCGAACTGGCGATACTGGCGCTCAAGGAAGCCAAGCTTTTTAACAACGTAGTTTGGCTGAAAGACGGAAAGGAAGCTCTCGACTTCCTGTTTGGTGATGGGCAATTCAAAGGACGAGACATCAACCATCACCCAAAGGTAATTCTTCTTGACCTGAAGATGCCTAAGGTAGACGGCTTAGAGGTACTGCGTGAAATAAGGGCACATAAAAACACAAGAAAAATTCCGGTGGTAATTCTTACGTCTTCGAGAGAAGACCAGGATATCGTTATAAGCTACGAGCTTGGAGTCAATAGCTTTATTGTGAAGCCTGTTGATTTTGATCAATTCACCAGGTGTGTAAAAGAAATTGGTTACTATTGGGCGCTCATCAACCAGTATTCTGGATAG
- a CDS encoding glycoside hydrolase family 43 protein — MIRIPYAFFFMLLFYGCNQKKTQKTTSLSEIITNPIVDSGADPWIIRQGSTFHYCYAKGGGIYVKSVQKFSNLNGAEEHVVWQAPDTGSYSREVWAPELHKIDSKWYVYFAADDGENKNHRMHVLSSSSDIPHSGFSYAGKVSDDTDKWAIDGTVFTLNGKTYFVWSGWEGEVNEAQHLYIAEMSSPTQISSERVRISSPEFEWEKRGSSEELPTINEGPQVLQKGGRTFIVYSASGSWSNDYCLGLLELKGGDPMLPDLWEKSERPVFSGTEQVISPGHASFIISGGQDYIVYHAMPVKGGGWASRQVRIQPFSWKEGKPDFGVPVENEVEVNIEYFTNQLTPGQQAQR; from the coding sequence ATGATCAGAATTCCCTATGCCTTCTTTTTCATGTTGCTTTTTTATGGTTGTAACCAAAAGAAGACACAAAAAACTACCTCGCTTAGCGAAATTATAACCAACCCCATTGTCGACTCCGGAGCTGATCCATGGATCATCCGGCAGGGCAGCACGTTTCACTATTGCTATGCCAAAGGAGGAGGCATTTATGTGAAATCGGTTCAGAAGTTCTCCAACTTGAATGGCGCCGAAGAACACGTGGTTTGGCAAGCACCCGATACTGGCTCATATTCCCGGGAAGTATGGGCACCAGAGCTACACAAGATCGACAGTAAGTGGTATGTCTACTTTGCGGCTGACGATGGCGAGAACAAAAATCACAGAATGCATGTGTTGTCATCTTCCTCCGATATACCACATTCTGGCTTCTCTTATGCCGGTAAGGTAAGTGATGATACCGACAAGTGGGCCATTGATGGCACTGTGTTTACGCTTAATGGTAAAACGTACTTTGTTTGGTCAGGCTGGGAAGGTGAAGTGAACGAGGCTCAGCACCTATACATCGCTGAGATGAGCAGCCCGACGCAGATAAGCTCGGAAAGGGTGAGAATATCCAGCCCTGAATTTGAATGGGAAAAGAGAGGCTCAAGCGAGGAGTTGCCAACCATCAACGAAGGCCCCCAAGTTTTGCAGAAAGGTGGTCGCACATTTATTGTCTATTCTGCCAGCGGCAGCTGGTCCAACGATTATTGTTTGGGTTTGCTTGAACTGAAAGGAGGCGATCCTATGCTCCCTGACTTGTGGGAGAAGAGCGAAAGGCCGGTGTTTTCCGGAACAGAGCAAGTGATCAGTCCAGGCCATGCTTCTTTTATTATTTCCGGCGGACAGGATTATATTGTGTATCATGCCATGCCGGTGAAAGGAGGCGGCTGGGCTAGTCGGCAGGTGAGGATTCAACCTTTTTCCTGGAAGGAAGGAAAGCCTGATTTTGGGGTGCCAGTTGAGAACGAGGTAGAGGTCAATATTGAGTATTTCACCAACCAATTAACGCCAGGCCAACAAGCTCAGAGATAG
- a CDS encoding sensor histidine kinase, protein MSYSHLVTKLQPGFSLDDMEALQAFHSFYLKYQTQVTQDLRHTLSHHPIFGPILKNQDLDTQLKEERLSSELQESAIMKGEWEPYTRHLMRQGTAYGQMGLEFHDWYSVVKLFREKLQPYLVEEYHGNVDHLLRVWNGADKLLDYTMSSIAAAYMGAKNNRILEEKTRAQTALEELQSIQERFRLAIEGSSAGIWDWDIRTNEVFYAPRFKALLGYEEHEFADQFDSFANALHPRDKKYVFEKINATLENDVPYDVIYRLKTKKRGYRWFLTRGKVLRDELGIAYRMAGSISDITNAKKAEEEVKKLNATLEQKVKERTTDLQETNKELESFSYTVSHDLRAPLRAIDGFSKVLVSSLGGKIEPDALHYLEVIIENVGKMGHLIDDLLAFSRMSRREKREVTFDTCQLVNEVFNDLMQIEDGKKTTLKLDKHLPPMFADREMMKHVFANLLGNAIKFSGSRQKPLVEVGYQTSQYELVYFVRDNGVGFDMKYAKKLFGIFQRLHSEDEFEGTGVGLAIVQRIIHRHGGKIWVDSEEEKGATFYFSLSTNEKQNDKG, encoded by the coding sequence ATGAGCTACTCGCATCTGGTGACAAAACTGCAACCTGGCTTCTCGCTCGATGACATGGAAGCGCTTCAGGCATTTCATAGCTTTTACCTAAAATATCAAACCCAGGTAACACAGGATTTACGGCATACCCTGTCACACCACCCCATCTTCGGGCCAATTTTAAAAAACCAGGATCTTGACACCCAGCTAAAAGAGGAACGGCTATCCAGCGAACTACAGGAGAGTGCCATTATGAAAGGTGAGTGGGAGCCCTATACCCGCCACCTCATGAGGCAGGGGACAGCTTATGGTCAAATGGGACTTGAGTTTCATGATTGGTATAGTGTAGTCAAACTCTTCAGAGAAAAACTGCAACCGTACCTGGTTGAGGAGTATCACGGTAATGTGGATCATCTATTAAGAGTATGGAACGGCGCTGACAAACTCCTGGATTATACCATGTCGTCGATAGCTGCCGCTTATATGGGAGCCAAGAACAATCGGATATTAGAAGAAAAAACCAGGGCTCAGACGGCGCTTGAGGAATTACAATCGATACAAGAACGGTTCCGGCTTGCCATTGAAGGTTCAAGTGCAGGTATTTGGGATTGGGACATCCGCACCAACGAAGTGTTTTATGCACCCAGGTTTAAAGCGCTGCTGGGCTACGAAGAGCATGAATTTGCCGATCAATTTGATTCCTTTGCAAATGCTCTTCACCCGAGAGACAAAAAATACGTTTTTGAGAAAATAAATGCCACACTGGAAAATGATGTTCCTTATGATGTAATCTACCGCCTTAAGACGAAAAAGCGTGGATACCGCTGGTTTCTCACAAGAGGTAAAGTACTCCGGGACGAACTGGGAATTGCCTACCGAATGGCTGGATCCATTTCGGACATCACAAATGCTAAAAAAGCGGAAGAGGAAGTCAAAAAGCTAAATGCTACGCTGGAGCAAAAAGTGAAGGAAAGAACCACCGATCTACAGGAGACCAACAAAGAACTTGAGAGTTTCAGCTATACCGTTTCACATGACCTTCGGGCGCCGCTCCGAGCGATAGATGGCTTTTCCAAAGTTTTGGTTTCCAGCCTCGGCGGAAAAATAGAACCCGATGCATTGCACTACCTTGAAGTCATCATTGAGAATGTAGGAAAAATGGGGCACCTGATTGATGACCTTCTCGCATTTTCAAGAATGAGCAGGCGAGAAAAAAGAGAGGTTACTTTTGACACATGTCAGCTTGTTAATGAAGTTTTCAACGACCTCATGCAGATAGAAGACGGGAAAAAAACCACGCTAAAACTAGACAAGCACCTGCCTCCAATGTTTGCAGACAGGGAAATGATGAAGCATGTGTTTGCTAATTTACTAGGCAACGCCATTAAGTTTAGCGGATCCCGCCAAAAACCACTGGTTGAAGTCGGCTACCAAACAAGTCAGTATGAACTAGTCTACTTTGTTCGGGACAACGGCGTAGGTTTTGATATGAAATATGCAAAAAAGCTATTTGGTATCTTCCAGCGCCTTCACAGCGAAGATGAATTTGAAGGTACTGGCGTAGGGCTTGCCATCGTGCAACGCATCATTCACCGACACGGAGGAAAGATTTGGGTCGATTCAGAAGAAGAAAAGGGGGCCACGTTTTATTTTTCGCTTTCCACAAATGAAAAACAAAATGACAAAGGATAA
- a CDS encoding NAD-dependent succinate-semialdehyde dehydrogenase, which translates to MEFKSINPYNGQVIGIYKEQTSAEVDLKIEKAQKAFQSWRKVPVAERARLIAKAGAVLRDNVEEYAKMITQEMGKPISESRGEVNKCAWVCDYYAENAADFLADEVIKTEAQKSFVRHDPMGSILAIMPWNFPFWQVFRFAAPSLTAGNVALLKHAPNVFGCAEQIAGVFQKVGFPEGVFQNLIIHHTKIEDVIAHDTVKAVTLTGSEGAGKSVAQTAGKYLKKAVLELGGSNGFIVLEDADMEKTIQTALTARMMNCGQSCIAAKRFIIVEGVFDEFVTKYVEAVGKLKAGDTMDDATQIGTLARRDLADQLQRQVQESIKAGAKLLLGGKQNECFHEPTILTNVTPGMPAFDEETFGPLAPMIKAKDEKHALALAEQSKFGLGTTVCTTNIEKALSFAADISDGAYFVNELVKSDPRLPFGGTKSSGYGRELAKNGMMEFVNVKTVYVK; encoded by the coding sequence ATGGAATTCAAGAGCATTAATCCATATAACGGACAGGTTATAGGAATTTATAAAGAGCAAACGTCGGCGGAAGTCGACTTGAAGATTGAAAAAGCCCAAAAGGCTTTCCAAAGTTGGCGAAAGGTACCCGTGGCTGAGCGAGCCCGTTTGATAGCAAAAGCAGGCGCTGTACTTCGTGATAATGTGGAGGAGTATGCCAAAATGATTACTCAGGAGATGGGTAAGCCAATTTCTGAGTCAAGAGGAGAAGTGAACAAGTGTGCCTGGGTATGCGATTACTACGCTGAAAATGCCGCTGATTTCCTGGCTGATGAAGTGATAAAGACGGAAGCGCAAAAAAGCTTCGTGCGGCATGACCCCATGGGAAGCATTCTGGCCATCATGCCCTGGAATTTCCCTTTCTGGCAGGTCTTCCGGTTCGCTGCACCTTCTCTTACTGCCGGCAACGTTGCCTTGCTCAAACATGCCCCCAATGTCTTTGGCTGCGCAGAGCAGATAGCTGGCGTGTTTCAAAAAGTAGGTTTTCCTGAAGGAGTATTCCAAAACCTTATTATTCACCACACCAAAATTGAGGACGTTATCGCTCATGATACTGTAAAGGCAGTAACGCTCACCGGCAGCGAGGGAGCAGGTAAATCGGTGGCTCAAACAGCTGGAAAGTACTTGAAGAAGGCTGTGCTTGAGCTGGGAGGGAGCAACGGATTTATCGTACTGGAGGATGCCGATATGGAAAAAACTATTCAGACAGCGCTCACGGCAAGAATGATGAATTGCGGGCAGAGCTGCATTGCGGCTAAGCGCTTTATCATCGTCGAAGGTGTTTTCGATGAGTTTGTGACAAAGTATGTTGAGGCAGTTGGAAAGCTGAAGGCTGGAGACACCATGGATGACGCCACTCAGATAGGCACGCTGGCTCGAAGGGATTTGGCAGATCAGCTTCAGCGGCAGGTGCAGGAGTCGATCAAAGCTGGGGCGAAGCTCTTGCTCGGCGGAAAGCAAAACGAATGCTTTCACGAGCCTACCATTTTAACGAATGTTACTCCGGGCATGCCTGCCTTTGACGAGGAAACATTTGGACCGCTGGCGCCAATGATCAAAGCCAAAGATGAAAAGCATGCCCTGGCTTTGGCTGAACAATCGAAATTTGGATTGGGAACCACGGTATGCACGACGAATATTGAGAAAGCGCTAAGCTTTGCAGCCGACATCAGCGACGGTGCTTATTTTGTCAACGAGTTGGTGAAGTCGGATCCACGATTGCCCTTCGGCGGAACTAAAAGTTCTGGCTATGGCCGTGAGTTGGCCAAAAACGGCATGATGGAGTTTGTAAACGTGAAGACCGTGTATGTAAAGTAG